The following proteins are encoded in a genomic region of Brachypodium distachyon strain Bd21 chromosome 1, Brachypodium_distachyon_v3.0, whole genome shotgun sequence:
- the LOC100836827 gene encoding uncharacterized protein LOC100836827 has translation MSTATEVLEAARCECCGFTEECTPAYIAAVRAEYLGHWVCGLCAEAVGDEVRRAGAGVTTAEALDRQRAFARAAPRAPGRAAEDLVAAVSRLLRRCLDSPPASPAQGRKVAAAGTAQDA, from the coding sequence AtgtcgacggcgacggaggTGCTGGAGGCCGCCAGGTGCGAGTGCTGCGGCTTCACGGAGGAGTGCACCCCGGCGTACAtcgcggcggtgcgggcggaGTACCTGGGCCACTGGGTCTGCGGGCTCTGCGCGGAGGCCGTGGGCGACGAGGTccgccgcgcgggcgcgggggtCACCACGGCGGAGGCGCTCGACCGGCAGCGCGCCTtcgcgcgcgcggcgccgcgggcGCCCGGGAGGGCGGCCGAGGACCTCGTGGCCGCCGTGTCGCGcctgctccgccgctgcctcgactcgccgccggcgtcgcccgCGCAGGGCCGGAAGGTGGCGGCCGCGGGGACCGCTCAGGATGCCTGA
- the LOC100837135 gene encoding uncharacterized protein LOC100837135 yields MSTRTATCDCCGFTEECTPAYIAAVRAEYLGRWVCGLCAEAVRDEVRRGAGITTAEALDRQRAFARAARRAPGRAAVDLVAAVSRVLRRRLESPPASPAQGRRKAAASGTGCGTDAEDA; encoded by the coding sequence ATGTCGACGAGGACCGCCACGTGCGATTGCTGCGGCTTCACGGAGGAGTGCACGCCGGCGTACAtcgcggcggtgcgggcggaGTACCTGGGCCGCTGGGTCTGCGGGCTCTGCGCGGAGGCCGTGCGCGACGAGgtccgccgcggcgccgggatcACCACCGCGGAGGCGCTCGACCGGCAGCGCGCCTtcgcgcgcgcggcgcggcgggcgcccGGGAGGGCGGCGGTGGATCTCGTGGCCGCCGTGTCGCgcgtgctccgccgccgcctcgagtcgccgccggcgtcgcccgCGCAGGGCCGGCGGAAGGCGGCCGCCTCGGGGACCGGGTGCGGCACTGACGCGGAGGACGCTTGA
- the LOC100837444 gene encoding uncharacterized protein LOC100837444, translating into MSTRTARCDCCGFTEECTPAYIAAVRAQYLGRWVCGLCAEAVRDEVRRGAGITTAEALDRQRAFARAARWAPGRAAEDLVAAVSRLLRRCLHSPPASPAQGRRKAADAEDA; encoded by the coding sequence ATGTCGACGAGGACCGCCAGGTGCGATTGCTGCGGCTTCACGGAGGAGTGCACGCCGGCGTACATCGCGGCGGTGAGGGCGCAGTACCTGGGCCGCTGGGTCTGCGGGCTCTGCGCGGAGGCCGTGCGCGACGAGgtccgccgcggcgccgggatcACCACCGCGGAGGCGCTCGACCGGCAGCGCGCCTtcgcgcgcgcggcgcggtGGGCGCCCgggagggcggcggaggatcTCGTGGCCGCCGTGTCGCGcctgctccgccgctgcctccactcgccgccggcgtcgcccgCGCAGGGGCGGCGGAAGGCGGCCGACGCAGAGGACGCCTGA